From Pelotomaculum schinkii, the proteins below share one genomic window:
- a CDS encoding respiratory chain complex I subunit 1 family protein — MNTALIVVLAIVLGPIIGGLLTGIDRKITARLQGRFGPPIMQPFYDVFKLLGKEKFINNKVQIVYVITYIFFAMLSFVLFVLGQDLIAIIFVLTVGGGAMVMGALSVRSPYSQIGSQREILQMLAYDPLLIITAFGMFVVTGSFKVSEIVNYQIQNNTPLLYVLPLVFIVLIEVLSIKMRKSPFDISAGQHAHQELVRGVHTEFSGPYLALIEVAHWYELMLALGFVAIFFASNWYIAAALVIVMYLLEIILDNTTARLTWRWMLKSAWGFGIVLCAVNVIALYFI, encoded by the coding sequence ATGAATACAGCGTTGATCGTTGTTTTAGCCATTGTCCTGGGCCCTATCATTGGGGGCTTGCTCACTGGTATTGATCGAAAAATAACCGCTAGATTGCAGGGTCGTTTCGGCCCGCCAATCATGCAGCCTTTCTATGATGTATTCAAATTGCTTGGTAAAGAAAAATTTATTAACAACAAAGTACAAATTGTATATGTAATCACTTATATATTCTTCGCGATGTTAAGTTTTGTGCTCTTTGTTTTAGGCCAGGACTTAATCGCTATCATCTTCGTTCTCACCGTTGGTGGCGGCGCAATGGTCATGGGAGCTCTTTCCGTCCGTTCCCCCTACAGCCAAATCGGCAGCCAGCGTGAGATATTGCAAATGCTGGCGTATGACCCGTTGTTAATCATTACTGCCTTCGGTATGTTTGTAGTAACCGGTAGTTTTAAAGTATCAGAAATAGTGAACTACCAGATTCAAAACAATACTCCTCTCTTATATGTATTACCCTTAGTGTTCATTGTGCTGATCGAAGTATTGTCTATTAAAATGAGAAAATCTCCTTTTGACATCTCGGCTGGACAACACGCCCACCAGGAACTTGTGCGTGGTGTGCATACAGAATTTTCCGGTCCTTATCTGGCGCTGATTGAAGTTGCCCACTGGTATGAATTAATGTTGGCGCTTGGTTTTGTCGCCATCTTCTTCGCAAGCAATTGGTATATTGCTGCAGCCTTGGTGATAGTAATGTACCTCTTGGAAATAATATTAGACAACACTACGGCCAGGTTAACCTGGAGATGGATGTTAAAATCCGCCTGGGGTTTCGGGATTGTGTTGTGTGCTGTTAACGTAATTGCTTTGTATTTTATCTAG
- a CDS encoding NADH-quinone oxidoreductase subunit B family protein, translating to MGLINNSRAKSPWVVHFDCGSCNGCDIEVLACLTPLYDIERFGILNIGNPKHADILLVTGTVNPRNERVLRNVYEQIPEPKVVVAIGACACTGGVFADCYNVIQGIDKVIPVDVYVPGCAARPEAIIDGVVLGLQKFGEKVAKMNSKAVGN from the coding sequence ATGGGTTTGATTAACAATTCCAGGGCCAAGTCTCCGTGGGTCGTACATTTTGACTGCGGTAGCTGTAATGGTTGCGATATTGAAGTCCTGGCTTGCCTGACCCCACTTTATGATATCGAACGTTTTGGCATCCTGAATATTGGCAATCCAAAACATGCTGATATTCTGCTGGTAACGGGTACAGTGAATCCGCGCAATGAACGTGTCTTAAGAAACGTCTATGAACAAATACCCGAACCCAAGGTGGTAGTTGCGATAGGCGCATGTGCATGCACCGGCGGCGTTTTTGCGGATTGTTATAACGTTATACAAGGTATTGACAAAGTCATCCCTGTTGATGTATACGTACCCGGTTGCGCTGCGCGTCCGGAAGCAATTATCGATGGTGTGGTGCTGGGCCTTCAGAAATTCGGGGAAAAAGTAGCAAAGATGAATAGTAAAGCTGTCGGGAATTAG
- a CDS encoding NADH-quinone oxidoreductase subunit C, which yields MLHNQTKETNEVKITIDKLFAETQKLADNGYRFIIADVFENEDNFELIYEFGKDYDATTLRLTVAKGSEIPSISPIFFNALLIENENQDLYGLKYKGLVVDFGGRLYMSQDEVEAPPQSMAGMNVSLVKKWNKKADTAKKEG from the coding sequence ATGCTGCATAACCAAACAAAAGAAACTAATGAAGTGAAAATTACCATCGATAAACTGTTCGCAGAAACTCAAAAATTAGCGGATAATGGTTATCGCTTCATAATTGCGGATGTCTTTGAAAACGAAGATAATTTCGAACTTATCTATGAGTTTGGAAAGGATTATGACGCAACAACCTTGCGGTTAACTGTTGCCAAGGGTTCGGAAATACCTAGCATCTCCCCTATTTTCTTCAACGCGCTGTTAATCGAAAATGAAAATCAGGATCTATATGGCTTAAAATATAAGGGTTTGGTTGTTGACTTTGGCGGACGTTTATATATGTCACAGGACGAAGTGGAAGCTCCACCACAATCAATGGCCGGTATGAACGTCTCTCTCGTTAAAAAGTGGAACAAAAAAGCTGATACTGCGAAGAAGGAGGGTTAA
- a CDS encoding nickel-dependent hydrogenase large subunit yields MGERRTVIPFGPQHPVLPEPIQLKLVLEDEKVVEALPQIGYIHRGLERLVKVRDFNQMVFVAERICGICSFQHAMSYCLSIERLMNIEVPERADYLRVIWSELHRVHSHLLWLGLMADAFGFEAMFMETWKIREAVVDMLEATAGSRVIISTCQVGGVRRDISPELLQQIVKLADDVQRRLKAIEHSILNDYTIKKRTVDKGIISKEQAWKLGAAGPTLRGSGVKWDARMIGYAGYKYLNFEPVVETAGDCYARTKVRFREMFAALDLLRQAIAKIPAGEINVKVKGNPEGEAFIQVEQPRGEVTYTVKANGTKNLEKMHVRTPTFANIPAFLTMLPGCELADVPVLALTIDPCISCTER; encoded by the coding sequence ATGGGAGAAAGACGTACTGTTATACCCTTTGGGCCTCAACACCCTGTATTACCCGAACCAATTCAATTAAAACTAGTACTTGAAGATGAAAAAGTAGTTGAGGCGCTTCCGCAAATCGGCTATATTCACCGTGGCCTGGAAAGGCTGGTTAAAGTCAGGGACTTTAACCAGATGGTATTTGTGGCGGAAAGAATCTGCGGTATCTGCAGTTTTCAGCACGCTATGAGTTATTGTCTCAGTATTGAAAGGTTAATGAATATTGAAGTTCCTGAACGGGCTGATTATTTGCGCGTGATCTGGTCGGAATTACACCGGGTACACAGCCACTTGCTCTGGCTTGGGCTTATGGCTGACGCCTTTGGTTTTGAAGCCATGTTCATGGAAACCTGGAAAATTCGTGAAGCTGTTGTCGATATGCTGGAAGCAACCGCCGGCAGCCGCGTGATTATCTCCACTTGTCAGGTCGGCGGCGTACGCAGGGATATTTCACCTGAATTATTGCAGCAGATTGTTAAATTAGCCGACGATGTTCAACGCAGGCTAAAAGCTATTGAGCATTCAATCCTGAATGACTATACAATCAAAAAGAGAACTGTGGATAAAGGCATTATCAGCAAAGAACAAGCATGGAAATTGGGCGCCGCTGGTCCAACACTGCGTGGCAGCGGCGTAAAATGGGACGCACGGATGATCGGATATGCCGGATATAAATACTTGAACTTTGAACCGGTTGTAGAAACCGCCGGAGACTGCTACGCCAGGACAAAAGTCCGTTTCAGAGAAATGTTTGCAGCACTTGATTTATTGCGGCAAGCAATTGCTAAAATTCCTGCCGGAGAAATTAATGTCAAGGTTAAAGGGAATCCGGAAGGCGAAGCATTTATACAGGTTGAACAACCGCGTGGTGAAGTGACTTATACTGTTAAAGCGAACGGGACCAAAAATCTTGAAAAAATGCATGTGCGCACACCAACCTTTGCCAACATTCCTGCCTTCCTGACCATGTTGCCTGGTTGTGAACTGGCAGACGTGCCTGTTCTGGCATTGACGATCGATCCTTGCATCAGCTGCACCGAGCGGTAA
- a CDS encoding 4Fe-4S dicluster domain-containing protein: protein MFGMLSPILKNGLGKPATRLYPFEKREAFDKARGQLEIDIDKCIFCGMCQRKCPSTCLSVEKAACKWELNPYNCIICGVCVEACPTKCLSLNKVYRTPVYVKENQIKIGKPPVKKTATKENS from the coding sequence ATGTTTGGAATGTTATCACCCATTTTGAAAAATGGCCTTGGGAAACCGGCCACCCGGTTGTATCCCTTTGAAAAAAGGGAAGCTTTCGATAAGGCCAGGGGTCAACTGGAAATAGATATTGATAAATGTATCTTCTGTGGGATGTGCCAGCGCAAATGCCCATCAACCTGTTTAAGCGTCGAAAAAGCTGCCTGCAAATGGGAACTTAACCCCTACAACTGTATTATTTGCGGTGTTTGTGTAGAAGCCTGTCCGACCAAATGCCTGTCTCTTAACAAGGTTTACAGGACTCCAGTTTATGTTAAAGAAAACCAAATAAAAATTGGTAAGCCACCGGTGAAAAAAACAGCTACCAAAGAGAACTCCTAA
- the hypF gene encoding carbamoyltransferase HypF has product MDRLSNANSKDNLTRRIIETKGIVQGVGFRPFVFQIAKRYGLHGWVLNTSGGVLIEVEGAEESLHAFLDDLTMQLPPLAKIDTISVIEAEAAGYQDFKIRQSQAQPGKYVSISPDVGTCADCQRELMDSTDHRYGYPFINCTNCGPRFSIITDIPYDRQFTSMQRFQMCDTCSQEYTDPDDRRFHAQPNACAQCGPQLTFMGGTPLQVINGEAIKLTAQALQEGKILAIKGLGGFHLACSATDETTVAELRRRKHRYGKAMAVMMKDLEQAARYCELSATEEKLLVSPRRPIVILNQRQGTKIASSVTFGLPTLGVMLPYTPLHFLLLDSYREPLVMTSGNISEEPLVSSNEEAIVKLGVIADCFLMHNRDIVNKIDDSVTRIIAGREAVIRRARGYAPEPLLLPEQLPEILGCGPEQKNTFCLTRDYHAFVSQHIGDLDNLPTLEYYERMIDFYKHIFRINPRIVAHDLHPAYLSTHYAQSIGNAQLLGVQHHHAHIVSCMLENGVTDQVIGIAFDGTGYGTDGNLWGGEFLLADYRSFTRLGHFKYVRMPGGEKAIKEPYRMAYGYLYSLFGKDTRTFQKYLDTIEDEELLIMAQQMDKHINAPLTSSCARLFDAVSALINIARIVRYEGEAAVRLESIIDEGVIDFYDFDLQGYILDPAPLLKGVYNDLANNIVPSTIAAKFHNGLIKAISNVCRRISNHTGVKKVCLSGGVFQNAFLLKGLVKRLTKEGFSVFWQQKVPANDGGISLGQVMIAHYNLSR; this is encoded by the coding sequence ATGGACAGACTATCTAACGCTAATAGCAAAGACAATTTAACTCGGCGGATAATAGAAACCAAAGGGATAGTACAAGGGGTGGGGTTCCGCCCCTTTGTTTTTCAAATTGCCAAGCGGTATGGTTTGCATGGATGGGTCCTTAATACTTCCGGTGGAGTATTAATTGAAGTGGAAGGCGCGGAAGAAAGCTTGCATGCCTTCCTGGATGACTTAACCATGCAGCTGCCGCCGCTTGCCAAAATAGATACCATATCGGTAATTGAAGCAGAAGCAGCCGGGTACCAGGATTTTAAAATCAGGCAAAGTCAAGCACAGCCGGGAAAATATGTGTCTATATCGCCGGATGTCGGCACTTGTGCGGACTGCCAACGCGAATTAATGGATAGCACCGACCACCGCTATGGTTACCCTTTCATTAACTGCACAAATTGTGGGCCGCGTTTTTCAATCATAACCGATATCCCTTATGACCGCCAATTTACCTCCATGCAACGTTTCCAGATGTGCGACACATGCTCTCAAGAATACACAGACCCGGATGACCGCCGCTTTCATGCCCAACCAAATGCCTGTGCGCAGTGTGGACCACAGTTGACTTTTATGGGTGGAACACCATTGCAAGTTATCAATGGAGAAGCGATTAAACTGACGGCGCAGGCCCTGCAGGAAGGTAAGATTTTAGCGATAAAAGGGCTCGGTGGTTTTCACCTGGCCTGCAGTGCTACCGATGAAACCACAGTTGCTGAATTACGCAGGAGAAAACACCGTTACGGCAAAGCAATGGCCGTAATGATGAAGGACCTTGAGCAGGCAGCCAGATATTGCGAGCTTTCTGCTACCGAAGAGAAATTGCTGGTTAGCCCACGACGGCCCATTGTTATTTTGAATCAGCGGCAAGGTACAAAGATAGCGTCCAGTGTTACCTTTGGTTTACCTACCCTGGGTGTGATGCTGCCATATACCCCCCTGCATTTTTTACTTCTTGATAGTTATAGGGAACCGCTGGTCATGACCAGCGGCAATATTTCCGAAGAACCCTTAGTTAGTTCCAATGAAGAAGCAATTGTAAAGCTGGGCGTAATTGCAGACTGTTTCCTGATGCATAACCGTGATATCGTGAATAAAATTGATGATTCGGTGACCCGGATCATAGCCGGACGGGAAGCAGTAATCCGCCGCGCACGTGGTTATGCGCCGGAACCCTTGCTGCTGCCTGAACAACTGCCGGAAATCTTAGGCTGCGGGCCGGAACAAAAGAATACCTTCTGCCTTACCCGCGATTATCACGCTTTTGTCAGTCAACACATCGGCGATCTGGATAACCTGCCCACGCTTGAATACTACGAGCGTATGATTGATTTCTATAAACATATTTTCCGGATCAACCCGCGCATCGTCGCACATGATTTACATCCTGCTTACCTCTCGACCCATTACGCCCAGTCAATCGGCAACGCTCAATTGCTCGGCGTACAACACCATCATGCTCATATTGTTAGCTGCATGCTAGAAAACGGCGTCACAGATCAGGTAATCGGTATCGCCTTTGACGGTACCGGCTATGGAACAGACGGGAATCTCTGGGGTGGAGAATTTTTGCTGGCTGATTATCGTTCTTTTACCAGGCTGGGCCATTTTAAATATGTACGCATGCCCGGCGGAGAAAAAGCAATTAAAGAACCTTATAGGATGGCCTACGGTTATCTTTATAGTTTATTCGGCAAAGATACCCGCACTTTTCAAAAATATCTTGATACTATTGAAGATGAAGAGCTACTGATAATGGCGCAACAAATGGACAAGCATATAAATGCGCCGTTGACGTCCAGCTGTGCGCGATTGTTTGATGCGGTTTCGGCTCTTATTAATATAGCCAGAATTGTGCGATATGAAGGAGAAGCCGCGGTCCGTTTAGAAAGTATCATTGACGAAGGTGTGATAGATTTTTATGATTTTGACTTGCAGGGGTATATTTTGGATCCTGCTCCTCTTTTAAAAGGAGTATATAATGATCTGGCAAATAACATTGTCCCTTCAACCATTGCAGCTAAATTTCATAATGGGTTGATCAAGGCAATTTCTAATGTCTGCCGGAGAATCTCGAATCATACCGGGGTTAAAAAAGTATGTCTGAGTGGTGGTGTCTTTCAAAATGCTTTTTTGTTGAAAGGATTGGTAAAGCGCCTCACAAAAGAAGGCTTTAGTGTTTTCTGGCAACAAAAAGTGCCGGCAAATGACGGCGGCATTTCACTTGGCCAGGTTATGATAGCACACTATAATTTGAGCAGGTAG